One genomic segment of Falco peregrinus isolate bFalPer1 chromosome 7, bFalPer1.pri, whole genome shotgun sequence includes these proteins:
- the MAP1LC3C gene encoding microtubule-associated proteins 1A/1B light chain 3C, producing MQAMPGAPAARPFKLRKSFATRLEEVAGIRAKFPTKIPVIVERYHKEKYLPLLDKTKFLVPEELTMTQFITIIRSRMALTATQAFYLLVNNKSLASMSLTMAEVYRDYRDEDGFVYMTYASQEMFGCSLLAAQGKTTECLQKT from the exons ATGCAAGCGATGCCCGGGGCGCCGGCGGCCAGGCCCTTCAAGCTGCGCAAGAGTTTCG CCACCCGGCTGGAAGAAGTAGCAGGAATCCGGGCGAAGTTCCCAACAAAAATCCCG GTAATTGTTGAGAGATACCATAAAGAGAAATACCTTCCTCTCCTGGACAAAACCAAGTTTCTGGTTCCCGAGGAGCTGACCATGACACAGTTCATAACCATCATCAG AAGCAGGATGGCTCTAACTGCTACACAAGCTTTCTACCTGCTGGTGAACAACAAAAGCCTAGCCAGTATGTCCTTGACAATGGCAGAAGTGTACAGGGACTACAGAGATGAAGACGGCTTTGTGTATATGACATATGCTTCCCAGGAGATGTTTGGATGCTCTTTACTCGCTGCTCAAGGGAAAACTACAGAATGCCTTCAAAAAACTTAA